A genomic segment from Pirellulales bacterium encodes:
- the epmB gene encoding EF-P beta-lysylation protein EpmB encodes MILSAVESPARSQHPAPSAWQNAMKEAVRDPRELCRLLGLPDEFVRPAIRAARLFPLFAPRSYIERIEPGNPHDPLLRQILPLEAEEYSPAGFTDDPVGDLAAAKAPGLLHKYHGRVLLVTTGACAVHCRYCFRRHFPYEQSPPSAAAWSESIRVVAADESIREVILSGGDPLTVVDPLLAELAERLAAIPHVARLRIHTRLPIMIPERINDDLLDWLRGTRLTPIVVIHANHPAELQGTAADAVGRLVDAGIPVLNQSVLLRGVNDDLETLVALSERLVDLRAMPYYLHQLDRVTGAAHFEVPIARGLELMEGLRARLPGYAVPRYVQEQAGWPHKIPLK; translated from the coding sequence ATGATTCTCTCTGCCGTCGAATCGCCTGCTCGTTCGCAGCATCCAGCGCCGTCCGCATGGCAAAACGCAATGAAGGAGGCGGTGCGGGATCCGCGGGAGTTGTGTCGGCTGTTGGGGCTGCCCGACGAGTTTGTTCGGCCGGCGATTCGCGCAGCGCGGTTGTTTCCGCTCTTTGCCCCGCGGAGCTATATCGAGCGCATCGAGCCGGGCAATCCGCACGATCCACTCTTGCGACAGATTCTTCCGCTTGAGGCGGAGGAGTATTCTCCCGCCGGCTTTACGGACGACCCGGTCGGCGACCTGGCCGCCGCGAAAGCGCCGGGATTGCTCCATAAGTATCACGGCCGCGTGCTGCTGGTGACGACTGGGGCCTGCGCCGTACATTGCCGCTACTGTTTTCGGCGGCACTTTCCGTACGAGCAATCGCCCCCGTCCGCCGCGGCTTGGAGCGAGTCGATTCGTGTGGTTGCCGCCGATGAGAGCATTCGCGAGGTGATCCTGAGCGGCGGCGATCCGCTGACCGTTGTTGACCCGCTGCTCGCCGAGTTGGCCGAACGGCTCGCGGCGATTCCGCACGTTGCCCGGCTGCGGATTCATACGCGGCTGCCGATCATGATCCCCGAGCGAATCAACGACGATCTGTTAGACTGGCTCCGCGGCACTCGCTTAACGCCGATCGTAGTGATTCACGCCAATCATCCGGCCGAGCTGCAAGGAACCGCCGCCGACGCCGTCGGCCGGTTGGTCGATGCAGGAATCCCGGTGCTGAATCAGTCGGTGCTGCTCCGCGGAGTGAACGACGATCTGGAAACGCTGGTCGCGCTGTCGGAACGGCTCGTCGATCTGCGGGCGATGCCGTACTATTTACATCAACTTGACCGAGTCACGGGGGCAGCGCATTTCGAGGTGCCGATCGCCCGCGGCTTGGAACTCATGGAAGGCCTCCGCGCTCGGCTCCCTGGTTATGCCGTGCCGCGCTATGTGCAAGAACAGGCCGGCTGGCCGCATAAGATACCGCTAAAATGA
- a CDS encoding universal stress protein, which yields MKVLIGVDGSSGSFEATALASQLLSPAKDQIAFYYAQAELPQFGADKPELRKALAEALLTKAREHLPEGFRAKVETVIGVQRPDHGLVVAAQRWRADLIVVGARGLGPIQRVLLGSVSQSVVHGAGVPVLVVRHGVLRHGTSLKLLLGFDSANAEMQADVLSEFTWPAEASGCVAAVVETMLASPLPDWLEQQARDAESEVLAQAWVRKHEHELESRRNQLAAYQQQLPAPFQKTPPLVIEGHPAEEILKFIDSESIDLVIIGRTVSGAMKRMLMGSTSIKVLTHAPCSVLVIPPLERP from the coding sequence ATGAAAGTTCTCATCGGCGTTGACGGTTCCTCTGGTAGCTTCGAAGCGACGGCCTTGGCGAGTCAGTTGCTTTCGCCGGCCAAAGACCAGATTGCTTTCTACTACGCCCAAGCCGAGCTTCCGCAATTCGGAGCAGATAAGCCCGAGCTGCGAAAAGCGCTGGCCGAAGCCCTCTTGACTAAAGCCCGTGAACACTTGCCGGAAGGGTTTCGCGCGAAAGTAGAAACGGTCATCGGCGTGCAGCGGCCGGACCACGGGCTCGTGGTCGCGGCGCAGCGATGGCGGGCCGATTTGATCGTTGTCGGCGCTCGCGGACTCGGACCGATTCAGCGCGTGCTGCTAGGGAGCGTGTCGCAATCGGTCGTGCATGGCGCCGGCGTGCCGGTGCTCGTCGTGCGGCATGGCGTGCTGAGGCATGGTACATCGCTCAAGTTGCTATTGGGCTTCGACTCGGCGAACGCGGAAATGCAGGCCGACGTGCTGAGCGAATTCACCTGGCCCGCGGAAGCGAGCGGATGCGTGGCGGCTGTCGTCGAGACGATGCTTGCCAGTCCATTGCCGGATTGGCTCGAGCAGCAAGCCCGCGATGCCGAGAGCGAAGTGCTGGCCCAGGCTTGGGTTCGCAAGCATGAACATGAACTGGAATCGAGACGAAATCAACTGGCTGCCTATCAGCAGCAACTCCCGGCGCCGTTCCAAAAAACGCCGCCCCTGGTCATCGAAGGGCATCCGGCCGAGGAGATTCTGAAGTTCATCGACAGCGAATCGATCGACCTCGTGATCATCGGCCGCACCGTCTCCGGAGCCATGAAGCGGATGCTGATGGGCAGCACCTCGATCAAGGTCCTCACGCACGCTCCCTGCTCCGTGCTGGTCATTCCGCCGCTGGAAAGGCCGTAG